In Pieris napi chromosome 2, ilPieNapi1.2, whole genome shotgun sequence, the following proteins share a genomic window:
- the LOC125058427 gene encoding circadian clock-controlled protein daywake-like: MIDLKYFVVILAFAAYTNGVPLVAKCKVGDSKCSKESAQAAIKTFAAGIPEFQIKSLDPLVIKHTDASSPNLKLTLTDYTVTGLKDCIVKKTKYDKSNSKLLIKLQCSPKVEGSYEMNGQLLILRMEGKGPIHVQLRKAEFSVEYSIEESEKDGAKYWNIKDYKHSFELKDKADVVFGNLFNGNDVLGQAAKEVIKESGNEIVEEVGSPVISDIIKEITKNINTFFHQVPISELIIE; the protein is encoded by the exons atgaTTGATTTGAAATACTTTGTGGTTATTCTTGCGTTCGCTGCTTATACTAATGGAg TTCCATTGGTAGCAAAATGTAAGGTGGGAGACTCGAAATGTAGCAAAGAATCGGCGCAGGCGGCGATAAAAACCTTCGCAGCTGGGATCCCTGAGTTTCAAATAAAGTCATTGGACCCTTTGGTCATCAAACACACAGACGCCAGTTCACCTAACCTCAAGCTGACTTTAACTGATTATACTGTGACTGGGCTGAAAGACTGCATTGTTAAGAAGACTAA atacgACAAATCAAACTCCAAGCTACTAATAAAACTGCAATGTTCTCCCAAAGTTGAAGGAAGCTATGAAATGAATGGACAATTACTAATTTTGCGTATGGAAGGAAAAGGACCTATTCACGTACAACTAC GGAAGGCAGAATTCAGCGTGGAATACAGTATCGAAGAATCTGAAAAGGATGGAGCTAAATACTGGAATATCAAAGATTACAAACACAGTTTTGAATTGAAGGACAAAGCGGACGTTGTGTTCGGAAATCTTTTTAATGGAAATGATGTGCTAg gaCAAGCTGCAAAGGAAGTGATAAAAGAGAGCGGTAATGAAATCGTCGAAGAAGTCGGGAGCCCAGTTATATCtgatattataaaggaaataacCAAAAACATCAACACATTCTTCCACCAAGTTCCAATTAGTGAATtgataattgaataa